One Mus musculus strain C57BL/6J chromosome X, GRCm38.p6 C57BL/6J DNA window includes the following coding sequences:
- the Gm14632 gene encoding uncharacterized protein LOC100042144: protein MSIKKLWVIPKDGYLLLLDYDSDEEEEQAHSEVKRPAFGKHENMPPHVEADEDIRDEQDSMLDKSGENVSFSEEWQRFARSVETPMENWNLLSGEQQVRNASELDLMEVQNPVTHDDGNANPEEVVGDTRKKINNKLCEQKFDMDIQKFNEEQEKSVNNYQKEQQALKLSECSQSPTMEAIEDMHEKSMEGLMNMETNNYDMLFDVDGEETL, encoded by the exons atgtctattaagaaactgtgggtgataccaaaggatggttacttattacttcttgactatgattcagatgaagaagaagagcaggCTCATTCTGAAG TAAAGAGGCCAGCATTTGGCAAACATGAGAATATGCCGCCTCAcgtagaagcagatgaagatataag agatgaacaagacagtatgttggataaatctggag aaaacgtaagtttctcagaggaatggcagcgttttgcacgttctgtagagacaccaatggaaaactggaatttgttaagtggtgaacagcaagttaggaatgcttcagaattggaccttatggaag tacagaatccagtaactcatgatgatgggaatgcaaatcctgaagaagtagttggagatacacg aaagaagatcaacaacaaattgtgtgagcagaagtttgatatggatatacagaaattcaatgaagaacaagaaaaatcagtg aacaattatcaaaaagaacaacaagcattaaaACTGTCCGAATGTAGTCAGAGTCCGACCATGGAAGCAATTGAAgacatgcatgagaagtccatggag ggtttgatg